Proteins encoded within one genomic window of Streptomyces sp. NBC_01314:
- a CDS encoding zinc-dependent metalloprotease, whose product MSDTPFGFGLPPEEPDDGDEGKKKDQESGGGQGPANPFGFGFPGAGGPGADNPFAAMFGSMNPNDLGAAFQQLGQMLSYEGGPVNWDMAKQIARQTVSQGTADGTKDVSIGPAERTAVEEAVRLADLWLDDVTSLPSGAGSAVAWSRAEWVEATLPAWKELVDPVAERVGGAMGDILPEEMQAMAGPLIGMMKSMGGAMFGQQIGQAVGVLAGEVVGSTDVGLPLGPAGKAALLPLNMEAFGKDLGIGKDEVRLYLALREAAHQRLFAHVPWLRSHLFGAVEGYARGIKVDTAKLEDVVGQFDPQNPEELQQALQQGMFQPEDTPAQKAALARLETALALVEGWVDAVVHAAAKPRLASADALRETLRRRRATGGPAEQTFATLIGLELRPRRLRDASRLWASLTDARGVDGRDALWAHPDMLPTASDLDDPDGFVHREQLDFSELDKMLGEAAGGSTEKPNLKKTDPTPDPTKKDDDTE is encoded by the coding sequence GTGAGTGACACCCCATTCGGATTCGGCCTTCCGCCGGAGGAGCCGGACGACGGCGACGAGGGCAAGAAGAAGGACCAGGAGAGCGGTGGTGGTCAGGGACCGGCCAACCCGTTCGGCTTCGGGTTCCCCGGAGCCGGCGGCCCCGGGGCCGACAATCCGTTCGCCGCGATGTTCGGTTCCATGAACCCCAACGACCTGGGCGCCGCCTTCCAACAGTTGGGTCAGATGCTCTCGTACGAGGGCGGCCCGGTGAACTGGGACATGGCCAAGCAGATCGCCCGCCAGACGGTCTCCCAGGGGACCGCCGACGGCACGAAGGACGTGAGCATCGGCCCCGCGGAGCGCACCGCCGTCGAGGAGGCCGTCCGCCTGGCCGACCTGTGGCTCGACGACGTGACGTCCCTGCCGTCCGGCGCGGGCTCCGCCGTGGCGTGGAGCCGCGCGGAGTGGGTGGAAGCCACCCTGCCCGCCTGGAAGGAACTCGTCGACCCGGTGGCCGAGCGGGTCGGCGGCGCCATGGGCGACATCCTGCCGGAGGAGATGCAGGCCATGGCCGGCCCGCTGATCGGCATGATGAAGTCGATGGGCGGCGCCATGTTCGGCCAGCAGATCGGGCAGGCCGTGGGCGTGCTCGCGGGCGAGGTCGTCGGCTCCACCGACGTCGGCCTGCCGCTCGGCCCGGCCGGCAAGGCCGCGCTGCTGCCGCTGAACATGGAGGCGTTCGGCAAGGACCTGGGCATCGGCAAGGACGAGGTGCGGCTCTACCTGGCCCTGCGCGAGGCCGCCCACCAGCGCCTCTTCGCCCATGTGCCCTGGCTGCGCTCGCACCTGTTCGGCGCGGTCGAGGGCTACGCGCGCGGGATCAAGGTCGACACGGCCAAGCTGGAGGACGTGGTCGGCCAGTTCGACCCGCAGAACCCGGAGGAGCTGCAGCAGGCGCTCCAGCAGGGCATGTTCCAGCCTGAGGACACTCCGGCGCAGAAGGCCGCCCTGGCCCGTCTGGAGACCGCCCTGGCGCTGGTGGAGGGCTGGGTGGACGCGGTGGTGCACGCCGCCGCGAAACCGCGCCTCGCGTCCGCGGACGCGCTGCGCGAGACGCTGCGCCGTCGCCGCGCCACGGGCGGCCCGGCCGAGCAGACCTTCGCGACTCTGATCGGCCTGGAGCTGCGCCCCCGCCGTCTGCGCGACGCCTCCCGCCTGTGGGCGTCCCTCACGGACGCGCGCGGTGTCGATGGTCGCGACGCCCTGTGGGCCCATCCCGACATGCTGCCGACCGCGTCGGACCTGGACGACCCGGACGGCTTCGTCCACCGCGAGCAACTGGACTTCTCCGAGCTGGACAAAATGCTCGGCGAGGCCGCGGGCGGCTCCACCGAGAAGCCGAACCTCAAGAAGACCGATCCGACGCCGGACCCCACGAAAAAGGACGACGACACCGAGTGA
- a CDS encoding NUDIX hydrolase encodes MSLHDDTVLVLKSYEDQAELRQAYLDHLAAHQDGMWKACGAGHITASGLVIDPERGRVLLTLHRKLHMWLQMGGHCEPEDTTLSGSALREATEESGITGLTLLPDGPVRLDRHHTPCAWHLDVQYAALAPVDAVEAISDESLDLRWFAYDEVATVADDSVVRLLDATRARL; translated from the coding sequence GTGAGCCTGCACGACGACACGGTCCTCGTACTGAAGAGCTACGAGGACCAGGCCGAGCTGCGCCAGGCGTACCTCGACCACCTGGCGGCGCACCAGGACGGCATGTGGAAGGCGTGCGGCGCCGGGCACATCACGGCGAGCGGCCTGGTGATCGACCCCGAGCGCGGCCGCGTACTGCTCACTCTCCACAGGAAGCTGCACATGTGGCTCCAGATGGGTGGCCACTGCGAGCCCGAGGACACCACCCTCTCGGGCTCCGCCCTCCGCGAGGCCACGGAGGAGTCCGGCATCACCGGTCTGACGCTCCTGCCGGACGGCCCGGTCCGCCTCGACCGCCATCACACTCCGTGCGCCTGGCACCTCGACGTCCAGTACGCGGCCCTCGCCCCCGTCGACGCCGTCGAAGCGATCAGCGATGAGTCCCTCGACCTGCGCTGGTTCGCGTACGACGAGGTCGCGACGGTGGCCGACGACTCGGTGGTACGCCTGCTGGACGCCACCCGAGCAAGGCTCTGA
- a CDS encoding AIM24 family protein, producing MHSTLFAHIPVNHTERYTLQNPQLLKTDVTIGSSPVLARQGAMVAFEGQVDFDSQYRNRGWRNAERMTGERLELMRCKGNGIVYLANFAQYLHIMEVGRGITVDSSAVLAFDGSLNVGIVAVDSAVEVASAGAYNLELSGGGKVVLMTSGPPLALEVTPEKNICVDSDAVIAWSTSLRTQLQAPTSTSAVWRRRGSTGEGWEMHFGGQGHVLVQPSELLPPQHLRTSGVLGQFGMGGGGLSGNSLGGSRN from the coding sequence ATGCACAGCACACTCTTCGCGCACATCCCGGTGAACCACACCGAGCGCTACACACTGCAGAACCCACAGCTGCTCAAGACCGACGTCACCATCGGCAGCAGCCCCGTCCTGGCCCGCCAGGGCGCCATGGTCGCCTTCGAGGGGCAGGTCGACTTCGACAGCCAGTACCGCAACCGCGGCTGGCGCAACGCCGAGCGGATGACCGGCGAGCGGCTCGAACTCATGCGCTGCAAGGGCAACGGGATCGTGTATCTCGCCAACTTCGCGCAGTACCTGCACATCATGGAGGTCGGCAGAGGCATCACCGTCGATTCCTCCGCCGTCCTCGCCTTCGACGGCTCTCTCAACGTCGGCATCGTCGCCGTGGACAGCGCCGTCGAGGTGGCCTCGGCCGGGGCGTACAACCTGGAGCTGTCCGGTGGCGGCAAGGTCGTCCTGATGACCTCGGGTCCCCCGCTGGCTCTGGAAGTGACGCCCGAGAAGAACATCTGCGTCGACTCGGACGCCGTCATCGCCTGGTCCACCTCGCTGCGTACCCAGCTCCAGGCACCGACCTCGACCTCCGCCGTGTGGCGCCGCAGGGGCTCCACCGGTGAGGGTTGGGAGATGCACTTCGGAGGCCAAGGACACGTCCTGGTGCAGCCGAGCGAGCTGCTGCCACCGCAGCACCTGCGTACGTCCGGGGTGCTCGGACAGTTCGGCATGGGCGGCGGCGGCCTGAGCGGAAACTCGCTCGGAGGCAGCCGCAACTGA